In Triticum aestivum cultivar Chinese Spring chromosome 5B, IWGSC CS RefSeq v2.1, whole genome shotgun sequence, the following proteins share a genomic window:
- the LOC123114920 gene encoding RING-H2 finger protein ATL74-like, giving the protein MGRPDSEAPTSSVAAGLAAALGGGEGAAAPAGADSAFETNVVIILAALFFALLFAIGLHSLARCALRYVRRGAAAAVAAGEGRASARVACSSGGIKRRVLRSLPVEVYGSGEDIDDVCAICLSEFVDGEKVRVLPLCGHGFHVRCVDAWLVSHGSCPTCRRPVVEGAPAKSETDAVITVVIS; this is encoded by the coding sequence ATGGGTCGTCCCGATTCCGAAGCACCTACGTCGAGCGTGGCCGCGGGGCTGGCTGCTGCCCTCGGAGGCGGGGAAGGCGCGGCGGCGCCAGCCGGGGCTGACTCGGCTTTCGaaaccaacgtggtgatcatcctGGCCGCACTCTTCTTCGCGCTGCTCTTCGCCATCGGGCTCCACTCGCTGGCGCGGTGCGCGCTCCGGTACGTGCGGCGTGGTGCTGCGGCCGCTGTTGCTGCCGGCGAGGGCAGGGCGTCGGCGCGGGTGGCCTGCAGCAGCGGCGGCATCAAGCGGCGCGTCCTGAGGAGCCTCCCCGTGGAGGTGTACGGCTCCGGGGAGGACATCGACGACGTGTGCGCCATATGCCTCAGCGAGTTCGTGGACGGCGAGAAGGTGCGCGTGCTGCCGCTGTGCGGGCACGGCTTCCACGTCCGCTGCGTCGACGCCTGGCTGGTGTCCCACGGCTCCTGTCCCACGTGTCGGCGGCCGGTGGTCGAGGGCGCGCCCGCGAAGAGTGAGACGGACGCGGTCATCACCGTGGTCATCTCGTGA